A portion of the Gammaproteobacteria bacterium genome contains these proteins:
- a CDS encoding TIGR01458 family HAD-type hydrolase, producing the protein MIEGVLLDLSGVLYVGDGPLAGAHEAIRRLIDAGVPMRFVTNTTRSPRAAILNKLARMRFSVSDETLFTAPQAAAAYVEKSGLHPYLLIHPDLRGEFRAHPPEVWDAVLIGDAGAEFTYGNLNAAFRLVFDGMPLLAMGYNKYFKEADGHSLDIGPFVAALEFAAGTRAKVLGKPAAEFFEAAAASLGCKPEHAVMIGDDAEADVDGAIDAGLQGLLVRTGKYRKGDEDRIDPGAITVADIVAAVEWILTNRA; encoded by the coding sequence ATGATCGAAGGCGTGCTTCTCGATTTAAGCGGTGTGCTTTACGTGGGCGACGGGCCTCTGGCTGGCGCACATGAGGCGATACGGCGTCTGATTGATGCGGGTGTGCCCATGCGCTTCGTCACCAACACGACACGCAGCCCGCGAGCGGCGATTCTGAACAAGCTTGCGCGCATGCGATTTTCTGTGTCCGATGAAACACTCTTCACTGCGCCGCAGGCTGCGGCGGCGTATGTCGAGAAATCTGGTCTACATCCTTATCTGCTCATACATCCCGACCTGCGCGGCGAGTTCCGCGCGCATCCACCCGAGGTTTGGGATGCGGTACTTATCGGGGACGCGGGCGCGGAATTCACTTACGGAAACCTGAACGCCGCTTTTCGACTCGTGTTCGACGGCATGCCATTGCTGGCGATGGGCTACAACAAATATTTCAAGGAAGCCGACGGCCACAGCCTGGACATCGGGCCGTTCGTCGCAGCGCTGGAATTTGCCGCCGGCACGCGGGCAAAAGTGCTGGGCAAACCGGCTGCTGAATTCTTCGAGGCAGCAGCGGCGAGTCTTGGCTGTAAACCCGAACACGCTGTAATGATCGGAGATGACGCGGAGGCCGACGTGGACGGAGCGATCGACGCCGGGCTGCAAGGCCTGCTCGTCCGCACCGGCAAATACCGCAAGGGCGACGAAGACAGGATCGATCCTGGCGCGATTACGGTTGCCGATATCGTCGCCGCCGTGGAGTGGATTCTGACTAACCGCGCTTGA